Within the Primulina huaijiensis isolate GDHJ02 unplaced genomic scaffold, ASM1229523v2 scaffold206666, whole genome shotgun sequence genome, the region TGTTGAATACCTCTAGATTTCTAAAATCCATGAAAGTcatcaaaaataattaaatttcctatatttttaaaaatatgtaataaattaatattaacaaaattatatttggGAACCATCTGACactaaaatatcaatttttaaaggTTCGAAGACCTTGTGGtaactcaaaaataaaatcGGTGTAAAGAAGCACTAGTTGGCTCGAGATGGTTGGGTAGATCCGCCAACTTGTCCGAAGAACGGAGTTTTCTAAACTCTACGTGATACGGATACGCTTGTCACATAAACGACGTCGTAACACAGTACCAACCATACCTAAAGTAAACGAAAAAGGCAAGCTTTAGCCTTCCCCATTACCATGGGCAAGGTAGCAGGAACCGCCGCAGCCACGGCGGAGCTGAAGCtaaagaagaggaagaagaaaggACGCCCTCCTAAAGCTTCTTATCTCCCTTCTACCCCGACGAAACCAATTAATTATGTTGCCACTCCATCCAGCGACCGCCGATCCGCTCGCCGGAGCCAAAGTTTGGACAATTTGAATGAATTCGTTGACGAGGATGAAGACGAGAGGAAGGAGAAAAAAGTCAAGTTGGTTGTTCGTTTGCCTGAATCCAATGAGGAGGACATTGATCAGAAGCAACAGAATAACAGGCGCCGTCCGCGAGATTATGCTTCGGGTTCCGGGTCGGATTTCGACCCGAATTCTGATGATCAAGAGGGGTCGGATAAGAAACGAAAGATTAATACCGTGGATCGTGGATCTAACCATGCTGATTCCATGCAGGtcccttttttattttttcttttttttagaaatgaAAATTAAAGGAAAATTTAACATGGATTTGAAGATCGGAAGCGGGTGCTTTTATTTTGACTCGGTGAAGTCTGAATCTTTGTGTGCTGGAAAAAAAGGAAACACTTATTTAATTCGATTTCCGTTTGCGTGAAATCTGGTTTTGTTTTCCACGTTCCTAGCTTTTAAATGTTTCACATATCATGATAGATTTATTTCTATTTATGTATTTCTAGAGCATTTTTCCTCGAAGAAAGCTGGATTTTTATTCACTTTGATAAATTGGTTTGATTATCAATAATCTTCTTCCTCGTTTAATTGCAAGTTTGTTATGGAGATCATTGATTTAGTAAAGGGTAGccatttttaaaacaaattacgTGTATATTACCTATAACTAGCTGGTGCTTCAGTTTTATTTACTTATTCTCCCCAAGTCCTTCTCTCCTTGACTTTATTGATGTCTTTTCTTGTTATTTGTTCAATTTTACCACTTTGTTGTCTTCGAAATAATCGTGGTTTTGATGATTGTTGCAGGAAAAAAAGGTTTCGACAGTGACAGAAACTCTACATGGTTTTAATCACATCCACACCCTTTCTTGATTGCGTCTGTGTTTGGGTTATCTGATTGTGAGCTTTTCATTTTCGTCGACAGGTTCACCAATGGATTCTTGTCCCACAACACCTTTGCCAGACAGAACAATGTTGGTCTTCATTCTTGACAGGCTCCAAAAGTAAGT harbors:
- the LOC140966479 gene encoding uncharacterized protein → MGKVAGTAAATAELKLKKRKKKGRPPKASYLPSTPTKPINYVATPSSDRRSARRSQSLDNLNEFVDEDEDERKEKKVKLVVRLPESNEEDIDQKQQNNRRRPRDYASGSGSDFDPNSDDQEGSDKKRKINTVDRGSNHADSMQEKKVSTVTETLHGSPMDSCPTTPLPDRTMLVFILDRLQKKDIYRVFSEPVDPNELPDYGEIIEHPMDFGTVRNKLDGGAYKNLEELE